AAGATTTCAGTGGTTATATTCATTAACCCTTACAATGCGTTGCTCTGAAATTTTAGTCACTATTAAAAGGGTACAACTAAGGGTACAACATATAGAAAAAACCAATAAATtcactaatctatactaatattataaagttgaagagtttgtttgtttgtatgtttgtttgtttgtttgtttgaacgcgctaatctcaggatcTAAAGGTCCgattataaaaattctttcggtgttatatagcccattcatcgaggaaggctataggctatatatcatcacgctacgaccaacggGAGAGGagtcacgggggtgaaaccgcggggagcagctagtgaatgaataatatgtatttgtaaaatttacaagGTGCAACGAAGTTGTTGTTTGAAGAAAGATAATATATCAAGAtcgatgataaaaataaaacaaattattcaaaatgacaaattttatttcatttccatattCCATAGACATCAATATACGtcattaatcattataaaCATTCCgttttccttaaaattacaaatggaatGATAGTCCTTGTTCATATCTACTAGGCGGTAAAATTTAAGACATTTCGATGATTCGGACAAAGATCAGAAGATTTATAGACTACAAGTTGTATACGATGATTGAATTTCGACTTTTATAGCTTATTTATAAGGTCCAAATTCAATCAATCTTTGAAAATAAGTGCTAAACGACGATTAATCGTACATGACCTCATGTATAGACATTTTGAGTATATGAAGTACTCTTCAGCGGCATTGttcgtttatttaatttcatgaataacaaaattaataaaattatgattatttttttgtccGAATTATCGAAAATCTATTGTATATATTCTAAAAAACGTATATATTCTTAACCTACAAACTTGTCtgaaattgttttttgtaaGCTGCTAAAAACCCATGTGATGTATATTTTCAccttgtaataataataggaaaaatgtaaaaaaaatacaaacgaGGAACGTTCAATTTCAAAGTCGGTTCGTTCCAATAAATTCAACATACATTTGCCAAAGTTTCATTCACACACGCAAAAAATGGAATAacggtaaaaaaaaatatttcaacaacaacaataaaaaatggtaACCGATATTCAAAATATCGAACGTTgctaaaaataacaacaaaatcgTTTAAGTCCTTATAGGTccctaatattaattattaaatgtatgaaaaGCGGAGACAATACCGTCCATAGGATTTTAGACCTTGACTTCAAGGTAATAAAAACCTTTTCTTATACTACTTCAGTTTTCGATTACGCAAATATCCTAATCCTAATccaatgaaatataatatataatgagTATTAATGGAAGTATACGAGAAGCCTCATTCTGCGGTAggatacatatattttttcttataaacaaGTATTATTTCTTAGTTTTCCCTTTGCTACCTTCGCCATAGAACATAAGACACATGGTAGCGTGCAGGCAAGCTTTGGCAGGTTTGAATTGTTCATCAAATGCTAGAGAATATCTGTACATCCAGACGGCTTGATCGAATTCCTCCTGTGAAAGAAATAAGTAATCATGttcatttaacataaaaaagtattttatgcaCATTTTATGTTACCGTTGTCTGGAATATGGAAACtccaaaattatttaacgttTTTCTCCTTATAGTAAATTTTCCGGTAAGGAGCAAATGGGAAGAATCTCTATCTATCGTTACGGAagggaaaaatatttttattgactcAAAAGTACCGTTGTTTACTGCATAAAAAATGAGaagttgtattatttttaatttaatatatgtgttatttaattttaaaccaactcatttatttgtaattttttgaaggaattttatttactttgacaCGTAATTgctatttatgtataaaagtgagaactagaaaatattattacaaattttgttttacaacCTTTTGAAAACAAATAACTTAAGACAATGTTCATGAAAATATTCAAGACATATCCTTAATTTGTTACATCTACGAAATGCCATGATTAATATAACTTACAAGATACGTATGGGAGAGAGCAACAAGGAACGATTCTATTTTACTCTTTGGCGATGTGTAGAACGAGAGGTACGCAACTTCCTTTGCGTCTCGTTGTTTGGAATGCCtgttgaaattataataattttaattagtacAATTTTAGTTAATAAGCTCATAGACGTGAttagttttgaaaaatttgGAGTTTCATACCATGTTAGTGATTAAATTCTGCCCTTAATTTGTTTACATATgcgatataatatgtactaataagtatttatttttcaggtaCTGAAACATACTTGATTCGGggaaattacaatttataaacaacaaacaaagaaaacatATTTCTAAATCATAAGcttaaatcattttattttgcaacGCATGCATGACGCTGTGCGTTCGACGCACGTGTGCGCTGCATGTATACGTGCGCTCGCGCGTCTTCGAATCAACTTGATCAGTTTCAGGGTGAATCCGCACTTAATTTTTTCACCATCTTTCACAATGATTTCTGtattaaaatgcaaaatattgaaaagtcgtctgttttttttaattatattgactTCTTCACTGATAAACTATTGAAccggatttggatgaaatgtGGTACAAATAGCTTGAGGATTTTACCTCGGAAATCTCAAATCCCAATATCAAATCCCAGGATTTTTTCGTCTTTTCCTTTGACTATATCGGGGAACCCTGGGCGAAAACCTATTAACAAATATACTACTCACATGTGCGTCAGCGAGATCAGAAACCTTACACACGTTGCGGCGCTAGGAACAAGAAATATGAGCAAATGTCCACTAATACGGAGAGGCAAATGCTGAGTAGTCCACCTTATCACAAATACTGAccaaatactagaatatatccgatgtaatttttattttttattttctattgttcttaaaatgtattagttgTAAGCTAAAATGTTGTATTTGTGATTAAATGTAttatctttctttcttctttctttctttcaaatgTGTCTCAacgtgtatgtatgtacactcgaacggtgaaggaaaacatcgtgaggaaaccgacatgtcgaagaattaaaaaaaaaaaaaagttcgacgacatgtgtcatccgccaacccgcacttggccagcgtggtggattatggcctgtaccctcataggaggcccgtgtcccagcagtgggaacataatatatgggctgatgatgatgatgatgatgtgtATGTATGCACACTCACATGTGCAGCAGCGCGACGAGCGCGCGCAGCGGGTGCGGCGCGAGGTGGTGCGGCGCGAGCGCGTGCGCCAGCGCGGCGCAGCGCACCGCGCACGCGCCGTGCCCGCCCGCGCCGCACCACCAGCTCGCCGTCAGCGCGCCCACCCACGATGTCGGCCGCTAACCACAAAcgttattattaatgtttactGTATGTGAATGCGTTTTTATACTTTAAGAATGTAAATTTCAGTGGAAACTTtgcttatatattatgtatagtaatttgttttttatttttattttaagaaacactgtattgtttgtttcccaaagacaaataaataaataaattaattaattaattatacaagtGCAGTTGTGACCAGCTCTAGCAGTActagtaattattatacaagtgCAGTTGTGACCAGCTCTAGCAGTActagtaattattatacactagattactgcccgcggcttcgcccgcgttttcaaaggaaaacctgcatagttcccgttcccgtgggatttccgggataaaacctatcatatgttttaatccaagttaccctctatatgtgtgctaaatttcattgtaatcggttcagtagtatttgcgtgaaaaagtaacaaacacacacgcatcctcacaaactttcgcatttataatattattagtaggaagtGTAGTTGTGACTACCTCTAGCAATACTATATAGAGGTACATAACAAATTTTTGACACAAATATATAAGGCAAGgcaagtaacaaaaaaaacacacgACGTAGAACTGTGATAGAACGCTgtggataatttatttaattgagaTAGTACAGGCTAATGATAGGAAGTATTTTATGTCAGGAACCGCAAATAATTGACACAGAATGAACGTAAAAGTTTTGCGCAGCGTTGTGCGTCATGATCAAGCTTTAGTCCAAATATCCGGTCTCGCGCGCCACGCTGCTACTCACTAAGAATTTACTCAATATCTCGCAACAGTACCAGTTTTACTTACTTGTTTTGACAAATTTATAgacgtaattaaaaataggctaagtgcgagtcggacttgCTTTTAAATTGTTACCACCAAACAAAATCTTATTTTCTTACCCAGTTAATAAAATGGGTTATAAGATCGTTATACTACCCGGTTACATTATCTCTGGACCTCGCTGGAATGTGAAGCCCCTCCCCGTTCCCCTTTCACCACCTCGCGCTCGCCCCGGCGCGTCAGTACGGTTAGCAATTTCGTTGCCGTTGCAACGTGACGTCATCGACGCCAGGTCCAGAGATAATGTAACCGAGTAGTAAATCCGTATTTTAGGAATAAATGTTTACTTACAGTTTCCACATACTTCGCGATCTTAGCTCCAAGGGCGACATAGTCGAAATAATTAAACAGTTCAGCAAACTGATGTGTTAACGTCACTATCGGTTCCCAGCCATCTGTATCGATTCTACTGAGCCTTTCCAAGTAGAAGTCATCTATTGGATCCGTGATTAGTTTGCAATCGGGGATTTTTTTGTTGGACGGCGATATTGCTACTATGTCTGATGGTAGCCTGGAAGTGAAATGGAAAAAAAGACCTTATTGTAATGTGTTACAGTTTAAAATCGTAAAATATTGTAGCCACAACGTGAAATGGACCTTATTGCAATGTATTAAGGTTTATAATCGTAATATAAGATTGTAAACATAAGCACTTTTATAATTGGAAATTATCAAAACATTCCTTGGAGTAGTGTTGCTAGAGACGTTAAAACTAtactgtttgttttattagGTTTAGATAAGACATCTACCATAGCAATATTGTTTATAGCAATGTTGTCGTATTATTATGATTGTATATGTTCaataaagttataattttaattaatgtgtcCCAATCgtacagtttatttatttgtatgaatgtaaaaataattatgttagtTACTAGAAAtactgttaaataaatttcattttataaataatggtggttttatttcctttaataaataactcatATCGCATGAACTTACCTTAAATTCGTATCAGTTAGTAATTGTTTAAAGCTGACAATATGTAACCAATATCCTAGTTGTATGTAATGGTGGGAACATTCCTCTTCTGTCAGCGATAAATCTGTTGGCTGTAAACCTAAGCAGAAAACGTAGAAAATATGCAATTTTTATAGACAACATTATATGAAAGTAttcatataaatgtaaaatacattatCAGATTTGTGTTCAACAAAGTGGTTAAATTAAATGCAAGGTAAAGACGCTATTTATCTCCTTTGGAAGTTTTTGTTCGTAGCCTATGTtatgtatttgaaataaaatgaatttgcttGTTTTCTAAATTGTATCAAAACCAAAACatatttgtacttattttatagttattattgtgtattttaaatcatatcttttttttttactgcGTTGAGAAAAACTTTTGCAGATTTGTTATGTgtacacaaaatattatgattgtaataaaacactacaacaattttaagttttattcattCCTACTCACTATTACACCCCAAAGGCCCGCATCCCATCAAAACGGTCTCTACGGCCTTCATCATATGGTCGTAATTCGCTTGATGCGAGAGCCTGTCATTTCTATCGGAAGGCGTGTTTTGAATGACATACTCGAAGAATTTCTCGTTCATTAGATCCTTTGGCAGATTAGCTTTGTCACCTTGTTCTAGAAGTTTCACTATTACGCTTGATTCCGctgaaaaaaaataggtagaattataaaattagattcTGAACTTTAATAACTTACGACAAAATATTTGGTACAGAAGTCTAATCATTTTGTTCTAGGAGTATTATTAGTATTACTACACTATGTCCCATGAAATTACTAAATTCGTAGAATTAAAATTCTTTtgtctatatttttttgtactcACTTCTTTCGTGACTACTAAAACATTGTATATTAGTCATGTGACAGTTTTCGCCGCCCTTTTCACACACCATGTTGATTCCTGGCTCCACTTGTGTACAAATATCTCCTTCGCTGAAATCTACATTCATCATTATTGAGCTTTAAAAGCAGActgaacaaaaatataaaaatataagtaatcatataagaaaaatatttaaacacagaaatataaatattaataaataagttttggATTTACAAATTGTGAGTACTATGAAAATTGTTAACATTTAATCCCAGAGTCAAAATTTGATCATTCTCGATCTGCAGTACCGGAGTGTTGCAAGAACTATGAGAAAGCACTTATTATTGCATCCTTCCAATACAAACATGTTGCAATAAATAACAAGacttaaagaaatattttactttgcaAAAATAtgcttaataaaaaataagatgtTATCTAACTCACCAATCTCCTGTATTTTATTGACCTGCTTGAGAATACAAGACCAGGCATTGAGTAGATTCCTCGCGAGACCGTTCATAAAACCCGGTTCCACTCGTACCACGTGCTTTAGATGATATATATGGGTTAGCCTGTGTTTATTGATCATATTCAATTCTGCTAAAAGGAAATTTGTTGCGGGCTGCAATAAAAAAAGTGAGAATAATCAAGATTTTATCATAGTTTAATAtgactattttaaaaattcaatttcaagTAGGTGTTGCTTAGCATAAACAAAAagacatacatattattatattgtgtattgCATACACATTCTTACTactttataaatgcaaaaatgtGTTTGCGGGTTTGTTTGTCTCTCTTTCACGTCGCAACGCAGCGATTTTCTGAAATGATTTTTGTGTCTGGGGATAGCTAGGAGGCTCAAGAGTGACATAGGTTACCTTTAACCACAGTAAAAATCTAATTTCCATAGGAAGGTATTACTccgaaatttataaaatccgatagatggcgctttattaaaaatgcgtCATGTGTGACAATTACAATGCGAGTGAAGCCGCGAGCGGCAAGCTagttgtatataaatattaaaacattacgTCGCAATATATCCACAACAAAAAATCGGATCTAAATAGCTTAAAACTACATACATGTATccttaactagctgtgctccgcggtttcacccgcattgctccgctcctgttggtcttagcgttatgatatatagcctatagccttcctccaTAAATGGGCTctataacaccgaaataatttttcaaatcggaccagtagttcccgagattagcgcgttcaaacaaacaaacaaactcttcagctttataatattagtatagatactaCATACCTCACCCAAATTCATCTTGAAAGCTTCTTCCGTGGCCAATAGAGACTCTTCAAAGTGTCCCATTTCTATATAAACCGATCCAAGTGATACTAATACCACGTCTTTATATTTCGGATGTACCGATTTTAATGCAGATTGTAGGCAATGTAGTGCGTTCACTCTGTTCCCACGTACTCTCCAATAGAGAGACGCTAGTACTTGAGCTATCCATTTGGGAGCCAGTCTCTGTGGacaaataattgttaaaaacattagatgagtattttaataaataattagttatatgtatagaataaTGTGGTGAGCAATCATGGCCACAGATATACTCGCGTATTGaaagtcaaataaattaaacaaaagacTTAATAAGTGGGTCTATGAAAGccattcatcaaataaattttcaataaacaaagaGACAGATAAATTTTGAATGTAAGATGAAGTAATCTGGAAATATCTTAAAGGAAACTGGATGTAGAATACCATTCATATCGGTCTGATCGCAAAATCCAACACTAGAGAGTGCCTATACAAAATATCACCTCCAACACTAGTCAAGTAAAAATTTAACTTCTTTCGATACATATAAGATCTAAATTGCAaaagcaatataattttattaatttttaataaataaatacctttcTCATGGCAACATAAATTCGATGTCCAATTTCCGCATCTTGCATATGACTGGCCTTCTCTATGTCTCCATCACTGACATATTCAAGCAATTTTTCCCTTAAATAGTCTGTATCAACCACCTCCGTCATCAATAATTGAGGCCTGTAATACaaagatatattttcattttcattttttctgAGCacaacattaaatataaatgctCTCAAGTTTATAATGTGCTTACAGCATATAGACAACTTTGACAATATAAAGGTTATGTAAAATGTAGATATAACGAAGTGTAAATTTTAccttaaatatacaaaaaaacacacacacaaaaataaagaCAACCCCAATTTTTGTCGTGTTGTTTGTgaaatgcaaaatattttttttacaatacccCAAAAATGACAGAAATTTATGTTATGTAatctgtataataattattatattatgatttcgataattccaatagcaaggaatataataaaaaaatgaaacccgttttccttggtcacggcaaGAAATTCgaattatcgaaatcagtccacccgttcacgcgtgatgccgtgaccaaggaaaacgggtttcatttttatataatacataatatatagattacaGTTGAatagaacaaaaataaataagtaccgATACTTACTTATAACTCTTCTTTTCCTTATCATGTGGGCATGTGGGCGGATGCCACGGTAACTCATGTTCCACATTCAAGGGTACTCCAATCTTATCTGTGAGCAGTTCCTTCACTCTGTAAGGGGCGCCTATATCAATGTAAACTATCGTTTAACAgtgtaaaactaaaaatgtataaaaatatgtgtgaaaacggttttttttttaatgaataaagtGTATTTATTGTGAATTTATGTATAAACTATAGTTTTAGTGTAATGTGAGTTAATTTAAGAATTGCAATTAGGATAACAAAGTTATCGTAAAATGTTGTATAGATGTCGTACACGTAACGTAAAAATCACTGGAAAAAGCGACTTTAGTGTCgtgtattttattcattataatatatattgtcAGAGtgttgtttaataatatataattttaattgcaacCTTTACGTTTAAATAgaataattgtaatactgaaatgatttaaaagagcaactatggagtttcttgccgattcctctccatagatactgctttccgaatcggtggtaaatgttaaaaatatgtattgacgtttcaaaagtgcttctcaaagaagtctaattgaataaataaatgtttgagtttgagtttaatgtagttataatgaaaaaaaaaaacacaaaatcttatgttaaaatataataaaatgatgtaagtgtaattaaaacaaaacagaaACTCGCAAAACAATCATGCACCAACATTACCTAATCCCTTTATTCTCCAACGGTAAGAACACGGGATACACGGCTTCCACTTTATCCGGGAAATTAGGTGCTGTGACTGTACAAACTTCGTCCGACGGCCAGTCTGCTTCCGTGTCGAATTCCTCTTCGTTCCTGTTTACCTGCATTGTCGATGGGTACCTGTAATATAGGGGAAAAAtagacaatattatgttattactagatttccgcccgcggcttcgcccgcgtttgcaaaggaaaacccgcatagttcccgttcccgtgggatttccgggataaaaactatcctaagtgttaatccaagttatcctctatatgtgtgctaaatttcattgtaatctgttcagtagtttttacgtgaaagagtaacaaacatccatacatccatacaaactttcgcatttataatattagtaggatttagTATTTCAGAatagttaaatatataaataaataaaaaatagctaTCGCCCACTGCTGCAAAACTATGGTAAACTTGTATTAtcttagaaaataaaacataaaagttggttgtttttaaaagtaacTTTCTTACTCTTGAAAAATAAGTATGAATCGTGTTTCTTGCACATAttgtaaatatacataaaatacgcATGTTTCACCATAATATTCTTAATAGCgatttgttattattagaaAGAAAATTTTCAGCTACCAGATTATGCTACTAAATGAAAAATAcgttatctatacttaatattataaagctgaagagtttgtttttttgaacacgctaatctccagaactactggtccaatttgaaaaattctttcggtattagatagcccatttcaGAGATTATCGTAGAAGGCTAGCCTGGCCAAATGGGCGATaacatatcatcacgctaagaccaacaggagtggatgaatgcgggtgaaaccgtcgagcacagctagttacttacaaaaatataccaCTTTCATATTCAGTAAGTGGTTCATCTGTAGAACCTTTCTTCTCTGGTTCGCGTTGCTTTACTTCAGGCTTGACTTCCTCCGCAGGCAAAGAATCAGTTTTTTGTGcattatctataaattttaatacaattttgaggtatattttttggaagaaaaatgtaaaatcaaTTGCAAATTGTAACtgcaaattgtaataaattcattGTTATGGTTTTCATCAAActcatttattgaaaaaaactatTTGACCTTGAACTTTTATCAACTACTGTTCTATTAAATTTGCTGATATGTATTTGTTCCAGTTCATACTTATAATCAATTATCAATTTCAGCAAGTATAAAGTATATAAGTACCTTATAAGTATAAGTGTAACTCAGaatttagtaataaaaatataagcgATCTTATATTTCTCATAACCTACCACTAGATTCTTCCGCAAGTGCAGGTACTAAAACCTCTTCGGTAGCAACCTTTCCATCGCTGATGGTGACTTTATTCAAGTGCACGTATATTTCAGGCGCCATATTTGCGTGCCTCTGTATATGACTTACAATCCTCTGTAAAGTATAAATAGCGTCCAAATTCGCTGTTCCAGAAACTTCCATCAAACGATCATTGTATATAGGTCCGtcgaaaaagtattttatcaaTGAGTATTTATCGCCTGTCACTTTTAATTGACTTATTTTCAGTCCTGTTAATTCAGTCATTTTGGCACAATTCGTTTccacatttttataatctgtttaaagaaaaacaattcataaattattaaatcatacaattttcttaatgataaatatttacttataaacaGCAGGAATGTTTCAGATTATTGAAGcttaagtaataatttaaagatataaaacaaatgtaaAGAGAGATTAGTATAAACAAGTCCTACCATATCCATCAACAGGTTTCATGGTTTTCAAGAATTCACTTTGAATTTTGATCCATTGAGATTCTTTAGAACTATAATTGTTCAACTCCTCACGTAATTTGTCTATTTTCCTGAAAACACATGAACATAAAGAACACATGAACATAAGAAATACACATTTACATAGATCCAtaaaattatgtcaaaatgGTTATATAACAGAtgatgtttaattaattagacaATAACatacaacaataacaaaaaacaacaatgacaataataacatttcaaaattaagcTTTGTTATTAACAAAGcttaattttgaaatgaatTTAAGATGCTACAAATTACTTGcattgcaaataaaattactatttactaGATATAATGGTAtgaatataagtaaatatgtttaaaaagtcGTAACTTGATTTACCAAACCATTATAGCAGTTGTAATCCATTAATATAGCagtaaaaactaatttaaactGTTTAAACAATGCGCAAtgtaagaatttatttatgaactcctttaacttaaaaataagaataaatttaaaaatgcttACCCTTTGAGATTCTTTATCCTCCCACCTAAGTAAACATGACACAACGCTGcatatttatgtttctttGCTATATCCATTTTAGGATTTATACTCAATGCAACCTTATAATGCGCTAGAGATATATTAAATTCTcccaaatatgtataaatgttGCCAAGTATAAAATGTGCGATGGGGTTAATAGAGTCATGATCCAAAGCCCCATTTAGTATTGTTATAGCATCTTCATACTTCTTAGCCCTGTATAATATTGATCCTAAATTGAGCATGGCTATGTCTTTGTACTCTCTGaaacagtttaaaatatacaatacaaataatattcacAAACACTGGTATGACAAATACGCAAATGGTATGACACAAATATGTTGTAATCTGAATATTCTGAACATGAAATTTCATTACTCCatgcttttataatattatttaactattataaaattaatatttataactataacACAACTATGacataacaaaaatacaaagtaATGTTTcaggcaattttttttatgattgcTGATTAATTACTTACCTAGGTGCATATAACACAGCACGGCGACAACACTCCAATGCTTTAGGTCCGTTTCCTTTAATTCTCCAAAACAATGCAGCTAAATTATAATGCAGCCATGAAGAACTGTTCTTGCGCAAGGCACCGGCCAGCCAATGACCAAACTGATCAACAGTACTTGCAGGAGATATGAGATCCAAAGACGGATATTCTGGTGTTATTGAAATGTTATTCCTTTTTATCATGctctgaaataaaacattattaaaaaattaaatcggTGCTTCCTTTATTTATAccattataatgaaaaatactaTGCAAAAACAGTACTTACATTTAAATGTTCATAGGCAAACATGCTAAAGGTGAGAGAAGATATCTTTTTACAATCTGGCATGTCAATATTAGGCCCATAATGATTTGGCAGGTGAAACTCTTCTTCGGGGATGTTCTTTATGGTACCGTCTTCTAGTGGTGCGTGGGACCAGTCAATCATGTTTAGAGGTCCTGCTCTCATACAATTTTCATCCTTTCCTACATCAATGCCTAAATCTGTATCTCTCTCAATATCTGTCCAAAGATCATCTAGAAGTTGCTGCTTTTTTGCCAGCTCAtggtataaattaattatttcatccCATCGCGATTCTTGCTTCAAAAACGAGAGTAAATCGTAAGACCGGGCCATCTCAAAAGGAGAGTCGAGCTGCAAGTTTTATcgagaaaaataaatgttaatacttATGTCTATATTGACCTATGTTATAaacagtaaatatattttacccTCGGTTGAATTAAGCCGCTTTCTGTCACCATCCAGTGGCTCGAAGCGTTCGATTTTTTTGAGCAAAAAAGTAGCGTAACAAACATAATTTGCAATACATTTTTCATCAAATGCATTTTTTTCGttattaagaataataataaagttataacaacataatatttagtcACAATTTCCGAGTATATATTGTAACAATCCCAGTTTTCCAAAATTTACACATTCATATCGCAAATTCTAAGCCCTTAGCCCACTGTTGACAATTAATTGACATTTGACACTTTCCGCTTTCGACAAAGGAATCTGACAATGACAGCATCAATGTAACTGTCATGTCAattttcgtttaaaaataatagatattgattttttaagcaaataaataaacatacacaaaatcattattattcttaaatattttgattattaattagttgAATCACGAACAggtattaaaataagaatCTGCGTGTTGATTTATTGTTAAGTATTtaactagtatataatatataacccATAATACATTAggcgtttaaaataaatttgtagtACTTATTagttacaagaaaatatatcataaatcATTAATAACTTGATGAATAGAAAAgttatatgtaaaaaaaaatcctacgTAAAGTATTTCATACC
This window of the Colias croceus chromosome 5, ilColCroc2.1 genome carries:
- the LOC123691600 gene encoding tetratricopeptide repeat protein 17 isoform X1, whose protein sequence is MHLMKNVLQIMFVTLLFCSKKSNASSHWMVTESGLIQPRLDSPFEMARSYDLLSFLKQESRWDEIINLYHELAKKQQLLDDLWTDIERDTDLGIDVGKDENCMRAGPLNMIDWSHAPLEDGTIKNIPEEEFHLPNHYGPNIDMPDCKKISSLTFSMFAYEHLNSMIKRNNISITPEYPSLDLISPASTVDQFGHWLAGALRKNSSSWLHYNLAALFWRIKGNGPKALECCRRAVLYAPREYKDIAMLNLGSILYRAKKYEDAITILNGALDHDSINPIAHFILGNIYTYLGEFNISLAHYKVALSINPKMDIAKKHKYAALCHVYLGGRIKNLKGKIDKLREELNNYSSKESQWIKIQSEFLKTMKPVDGYDYKNVETNCAKMTELTGLKISQLKVTGDKYSLIKYFFDGPIYNDRLMEVSGTANLDAIYTLQRIVSHIQRHANMAPEIYVHLNKVTISDGKVATEEVLVPALAEESSDNAQKTDSLPAEEVKPEVKQREPEKKGSTDEPLTEYESGIFLYPSTMQVNRNEEEFDTEADWPSDEVCTVTAPNFPDKVEAVYPVFLPLENKGIRVKELLTDKIGVPLNVEHELPWHPPTCPHDKEKKSYKPQLLMTEVVDTDYLREKLLEYVSDGDIEKASHMQDAEIGHRIYVAMRKRLAPKWIAQVLASLYWRVRGNRVNALHCLQSALKSVHPKYKDVVLVSLGSVYIEMGHFEESLLATEEAFKMNLGEPATNFLLAELNMINKHRLTHIYHLKHVVRVEPGFMNGLARNLLNAWSCILKQVNKIQEIDFSEGDICTQVEPGINMVCEKGGENCHMTNIQCFSSHERTESSVIVKLLEQGDKANLPKDLMNEKFFEYVIQNTPSDRNDRLSHQANYDHMMKAVETVLMGCGPLGCNSLQPTDLSLTEEECSHHYIQLGYWLHIVSFKQLLTDTNLRLPSDIVAISPSNKKIPDCKLITDPIDDFYLERLSRIDTDGWEPIVTLTHQFAELFNYFDYVALGAKIAKYVETRPTSWVGALTASWWCGAGGHGACAVRCAALAHALAPHHLAPHPLRALVALLHMHSKQRDAKEVAYLSFYTSPKSKIESFLVALSHTYLEEFDQAVWMYRYSLAFDEQFKPAKACLHATMCLMFYGEGSKGKTKK